One genomic segment of bacterium includes these proteins:
- a CDS encoding methyltransferase domain-containing protein, with product MAEQQPEGETYTHGYHQVIVGWHSRRTAESCAAFLLPRLRPDAEVLDIGCGSGTITAGLARRAGRVVGLDLSADVVDAARAHADDCGLTNASFEVGSVYELPWDDASFDVVYAHQVLQHLSDPVGALREARRVLRPGGLVAVRDSDYETMMHAPVFPAIERWRRLYHQVASANGGEADAGRYLLSWAIEAGFTDIEATASTTAHADQEGRTVWGEMWAVRVIESDFADHAVGHGFATRDELKEISAAFSQWSTEPDGFWAWVNGEVIGVCPPD from the coding sequence TTGGCTGAGCAACAGCCCGAGGGCGAGACTTACACCCACGGTTACCATCAGGTAATCGTGGGATGGCACTCCCGGCGCACCGCGGAGTCATGTGCCGCCTTCTTGCTGCCACGACTGCGGCCCGATGCCGAAGTGCTCGACATCGGGTGCGGATCGGGCACCATCACTGCTGGCCTGGCTCGCCGCGCTGGCCGGGTGGTGGGCCTGGACCTGTCGGCCGACGTGGTGGACGCGGCCCGGGCCCACGCTGACGACTGTGGCCTGACCAACGCATCGTTCGAGGTCGGCTCGGTCTACGAGTTGCCGTGGGACGATGCCAGCTTCGATGTGGTGTACGCCCATCAGGTGCTCCAGCACCTCTCCGATCCGGTGGGGGCGCTGCGGGAGGCCCGGCGGGTGCTGCGGCCCGGCGGGCTGGTGGCGGTGCGGGATTCCGATTACGAGACCATGATGCATGCCCCGGTGTTCCCGGCCATCGAGCGCTGGCGACGCCTCTACCACCAAGTGGCCTCGGCCAACGGCGGGGAAGCTGACGCCGGACGCTATCTGCTGTCTTGGGCAATAGAAGCCGGCTTCACCGATATCGAGGCCACCGCCAGCACCACCGCCCACGCTGACCAAGAGGGACGAACGGTGTGGGGCGAGATGTGGGCGGTACGGGTGATCGAAAGCGATTTCGCCGACCACGCGGTAGGTCACGGATTCGCCACCCGCGATGAACTCAAGGAAATCTCCGCAGCCTTCTCCCAGTGGTCCACTGAACCCGATGGCTTCTGGGCCTGGGTGAACGGCGAGGTCATCGGGGTCTGCCCGCCCGACTGA
- a CDS encoding VOC family protein: MTVEGFDHLAITVADVEATVAFYGEVLGAEPMYLEEFRAGKMPIVMMQVGANRINVHPGAAPASPHARLPTPGSVDLCFRWGDTIAAAQAHLAEHGIEVVEGPAPRPASNGERGQSVYFSDPDGNLLELLTIKG; the protein is encoded by the coding sequence ATGACCGTTGAGGGATTCGACCACTTGGCCATCACCGTGGCCGACGTGGAGGCCACCGTGGCCTTCTATGGAGAAGTGCTGGGGGCTGAGCCCATGTATCTGGAGGAGTTCCGGGCCGGCAAGATGCCGATCGTGATGATGCAGGTGGGGGCCAACCGCATCAACGTTCATCCCGGTGCCGCCCCCGCCTCTCCCCATGCCCGCCTGCCCACCCCAGGGTCGGTAGACCTGTGCTTCCGCTGGGGCGACACCATCGCCGCCGCCCAGGCCCATCTAGCCGAACACGGCATCGAGGTTGTCGAGGGTCCCGCCCCCCGCCCGGCTAGCAACGGAGAACGAGGCCAATCCGTCTACTTCAGCGACCCCGACGGCAACCTCCTAGAGCTCCTTACCATCAAGGGCTGA
- a CDS encoding antitoxin produces MRTTLTLDDDVADALKERARLLEQPFKQVVNEILRKGLGPERATPSEPFRVQPLNCGLQPGVDPLRLNQLNDELEAEAFLQKEARVESQGRQVASDR; encoded by the coding sequence ATGAGGACGACGCTGACCCTAGACGATGACGTGGCCGATGCGCTAAAGGAGCGGGCCCGGCTGCTCGAACAGCCGTTCAAGCAGGTGGTCAACGAGATTCTGAGGAAAGGACTGGGGCCTGAGAGAGCGACGCCGTCTGAGCCGTTCCGGGTTCAACCGCTCAATTGCGGGTTGCAGCCGGGCGTTGATCCCCTCCGGCTCAACCAGCTCAACGACGAGCTCGAAGCAGAGGCTTTCCTGCAGAAGGAAGCCCGTGTGGAGAGCCAAGGGCGTCAAGTGGCGTCTGACCGGTGA
- a CDS encoding twitching motility protein PilT has translation MILDAGLLIAVDREERAARSFLAAAVRTDEVLRTTAPVVAQVWRDGRRQARLAQFLATLDIHPFDRADAGAVGKILSNSGTADVVDAHLVVLAVQIGDGIITSDAHDFAVLVGHLGSDAPKIHHWQHESRR, from the coding sequence GTGATCCTCGACGCTGGGCTGCTGATCGCGGTCGACCGTGAAGAACGTGCCGCGCGCTCCTTTCTTGCTGCGGCTGTCAGAACAGATGAAGTCCTGCGGACGACCGCACCAGTTGTGGCGCAAGTCTGGCGTGATGGACGACGGCAGGCTCGACTGGCGCAGTTTCTCGCAACGTTGGATATCCACCCATTCGACCGCGCCGACGCAGGTGCAGTCGGGAAGATATTAAGCAATTCGGGTACCGCAGATGTCGTAGACGCACACCTGGTGGTTCTCGCCGTCCAGATTGGCGACGGCATCATCACTTCTGATGCTCACGATTTCGCCGTACTCGTCGGCCACCTCGGTTCTGATGCACCGAAGATCCATCACTGGCAACACGAGTCTCGTAGATGA
- a CDS encoding NAD(P)-binding domain-containing protein: MLHHMEGGRLDPIIAQFQDVEFVYVPRQGDIPEDASGEALLTIPRDYPNLAGLLDRGVEWVHVTSTGIDGFPLELLGDRVMTCSRGAGAIAISEWCLAMMLAFEKDLPNVWLSSPPEQWFTADLGALYGKTLGLIGLGGIGTAVARRALAFDMTVLAIRRTAAPAPLEGIEIVNSLAELLGRSDHLVVAAPATAATRHLLDADALAATKPGVHIINIARGDLIDQGALRAALDSGHIARASLDTVEPEPLPEGHWLYDHPRVRLSAHVSWCMPESWDLLIAPFAENLQRRLAGQPLEGIVNPNEEY; the protein is encoded by the coding sequence GTGCTACACCACATGGAAGGCGGGCGGCTCGACCCGATCATCGCCCAGTTCCAAGACGTCGAATTCGTGTACGTGCCCCGCCAAGGCGACATTCCCGAGGATGCCTCCGGCGAGGCGCTGTTGACCATCCCCCGGGACTACCCCAACCTGGCTGGGCTGCTGGACCGGGGCGTGGAGTGGGTTCATGTGACCAGCACCGGGATCGACGGGTTTCCTTTGGAGCTGCTGGGCGACCGGGTGATGACCTGCTCGCGGGGAGCCGGGGCCATCGCCATCTCTGAATGGTGCCTGGCCATGATGCTGGCCTTTGAGAAGGACCTGCCCAACGTGTGGCTTAGCAGTCCGCCCGAGCAGTGGTTCACCGCCGATCTGGGCGCCCTCTACGGAAAGACGCTGGGTCTCATAGGTCTGGGCGGGATCGGCACCGCAGTGGCCCGCCGGGCCCTGGCCTTCGACATGACAGTGCTCGCTATTCGCCGCACCGCGGCACCTGCCCCATTGGAGGGGATTGAGATCGTCAACTCGCTGGCTGAATTGCTGGGCCGCTCCGACCATCTCGTGGTGGCCGCGCCGGCCACCGCGGCCACTCGCCATCTGCTGGATGCTGATGCCCTGGCCGCCACCAAGCCAGGGGTCCATATCATCAACATCGCCCGAGGCGACCTCATCGACCAGGGTGCCCTGCGGGCCGCGCTGGACAGCGGTCACATCGCCCGAGCATCACTGGACACGGTGGAGCCCGAACCCCTGCCCGAAGGCCATTGGCTCTATGACCATCCCAGGGTCCGGCTCAGTGCCCACGTGTCCTGGTGCATGCCCGAATCCTGGGATCTGCTGATCGCCCCCTTCGCCGAAAACCTCCAACGCCGCCTGGCCGGCCAGCCCCTCGAGGGAATCGTCAATCCCAACGAAGAGTACTAG
- a CDS encoding methyltransferase domain-containing protein, protein MSRKSSTELALEKAYATKGPEANRELYADWAETYESEFVVDSRYVYPQQVAEVFCGGFAQLDQPVLDVGCGTGLVGAQLAEAGVAFIDGIDLSPEMLAEAKAKTHGGRPLYRLLFEADLTDSTELVDHAYAGIVSAGAFTHGIFGSETISELLRVARPGARFALGINSAHFDEAGFGDWLEERQSEGLITGLRFDLRPIYEEADEADPDQWTRIAVFAAA, encoded by the coding sequence GTGAGCAGAAAGTCGTCCACAGAGCTCGCGCTCGAAAAGGCCTATGCGACCAAGGGGCCGGAGGCCAATCGCGAGCTGTACGCGGATTGGGCTGAGACCTACGAATCTGAATTCGTCGTCGACAGCAGATACGTGTATCCCCAGCAGGTGGCCGAGGTCTTCTGCGGCGGCTTCGCCCAGCTCGACCAGCCGGTCCTTGATGTGGGCTGCGGAACCGGGCTCGTGGGCGCCCAGTTGGCCGAGGCGGGGGTGGCATTCATCGACGGCATCGATCTCTCGCCGGAGATGCTGGCCGAAGCCAAAGCCAAGACCCATGGTGGCCGCCCCCTATACCGACTGCTCTTTGAGGCCGACCTCACCGATTCAACGGAGCTGGTCGACCACGCCTACGCCGGCATCGTGAGCGCGGGAGCGTTCACCCATGGGATCTTCGGTTCTGAGACGATCTCTGAATTGCTGCGGGTGGCCCGGCCCGGAGCCCGCTTCGCACTCGGGATCAACTCGGCCCACTTTGACGAAGCCGGTTTTGGCGACTGGCTCGAGGAGCGACAGTCGGAGGGGCTCATCACCGGGCTGAGATTCGACTTGCGGCCGATTTACGAGGAGGCAGACGAGGCCGATCCCGACCAGTGGACCCGCATCGCGGTGTTTGCCGCCGCGTGA
- a CDS encoding NotI family restriction endonuclease, producing the protein MSVPARPAGKIDMIVAHQQGDNLRWHGLEIQAVYFSGQGMETEFKALRDDLQEPPPFPSANRRPDWRSSSAKRLMPQLQIKAPTVRRWGAKLAVAVDRPFFDAVGGPSPQPSHDLNEGDIIWLVARLERAYAGTLELAQAHWEVLTLEDSNKRLQAAETVSRENFEIALRSRLRPL; encoded by the coding sequence TTGTCCGTTCCAGCCAGACCAGCCGGCAAGATAGACATGATTGTCGCCCATCAACAGGGAGACAATCTGAGATGGCATGGCCTAGAAATTCAAGCCGTCTATTTCTCAGGTCAGGGGATGGAGACCGAATTCAAAGCCCTACGCGACGACCTCCAGGAGCCCCCTCCGTTCCCTTCAGCCAACCGTCGACCCGACTGGCGATCCTCCAGCGCCAAACGCCTCATGCCGCAACTCCAGATCAAGGCCCCGACAGTCCGACGATGGGGGGCCAAACTTGCCGTAGCTGTAGATCGACCATTCTTCGATGCCGTTGGCGGTCCTAGCCCCCAACCCAGCCACGATCTCAACGAGGGCGACATCATCTGGTTAGTCGCCCGTCTAGAACGCGCTTACGCTGGAACTCTTGAGCTAGCCCAAGCCCACTGGGAAGTTCTCACTCTGGAGGACTCCAACAAACGCCTCCAAGCAGCCGAAACCGTCAGCAGGGAGAACTTCGAAATAGCCTTGAGATCGCGGCTGCGACCCCTGTGA
- a CDS encoding type II toxin-antitoxin system VapC family toxin, with amino-acid sequence MIVPDVNLLVYAYNEDAPFHQEARDWWEEMANGTERVGLPWVVAAGFVRIVTQHRTAIRPVSPERAVDLVGEWFSLPQVTPLNPGAQHLAIFRQLVVAAGVGGNLVTDAHIAALAIEHQAEVHSNDSDFARFPGLRWRNPL; translated from the coding sequence GTGATCGTCCCCGACGTCAACCTGCTGGTCTACGCCTACAACGAGGATGCGCCATTCCACCAGGAGGCCCGCGACTGGTGGGAGGAAATGGCCAACGGGACTGAGCGAGTCGGGCTTCCTTGGGTGGTGGCTGCGGGATTCGTTCGGATCGTCACCCAACACCGAACGGCGATTCGACCGGTCTCCCCAGAACGGGCGGTCGATTTGGTTGGGGAATGGTTCAGCTTGCCCCAAGTAACCCCGCTTAACCCCGGTGCCCAGCATCTGGCCATATTCCGCCAGCTCGTTGTGGCTGCCGGTGTCGGAGGAAACCTCGTCACCGACGCCCACATTGCCGCACTCGCCATCGAGCATCAGGCCGAGGTTCATTCCAACGATTCCGACTTCGCCAGGTTCCCCGGACTGCGCTGGCGGAATCCGCTGTAA
- a CDS encoding DNA adenine methylase, whose protein sequence is MAQREPTETKSSVPDFGPDFPVSPIPAVNVASVPQRSPLRYPGGKTWLIPHIRAWLAPMQPRPRRLIEPFCGGGIVALTAVCEDLVEQCFMAELDHDVAAFWHAALRHNAELSHLVSEFEPTRESVSALADQAPRSLLEHGFRTLVLNRTRRGGILAPGAALTKSGENNKGLASRWYPDTIIHRLRNIEAHAQQINFCEADGLDLLEVIAEITGTVAFIDPPYTAGGKRAGRRLYSHNQIDHRRLFKILAQTPVDFLMTYDRSPEIAELIAEYGFHAVEVVMKNTHHAHISELVITRRAVFV, encoded by the coding sequence ATGGCGCAAAGAGAGCCGACTGAGACCAAATCGTCCGTGCCTGACTTCGGCCCAGACTTCCCTGTCTCCCCCATCCCGGCAGTCAACGTCGCCTCGGTTCCTCAGCGCTCACCACTGCGATACCCAGGCGGCAAGACCTGGCTCATTCCCCATATCCGGGCCTGGCTCGCGCCCATGCAACCCAGACCAAGAAGGCTCATTGAGCCATTCTGCGGCGGAGGCATAGTGGCTCTCACGGCAGTGTGTGAAGACCTGGTCGAGCAGTGCTTTATGGCCGAACTAGACCACGATGTGGCTGCGTTCTGGCACGCGGCGCTACGCCACAACGCCGAGTTGTCTCACCTCGTCTCTGAGTTCGAACCGACACGCGAGTCTGTTTCTGCTCTGGCTGACCAAGCCCCCCGAAGCCTGCTCGAGCATGGATTCCGCACCTTGGTCCTCAACCGGACCCGGCGCGGCGGCATCCTCGCCCCCGGGGCTGCCCTAACAAAGTCGGGTGAGAACAACAAGGGACTTGCCTCTCGTTGGTATCCCGACACCATCATCCACCGATTGCGGAACATCGAGGCCCACGCGCAACAGATCAACTTCTGTGAAGCTGATGGGCTCGACCTCCTAGAGGTCATTGCCGAGATTACCGGTACGGTCGCCTTCATTGACCCTCCCTACACTGCTGGCGGTAAACGAGCCGGCAGGCGTCTCTACAGCCACAACCAGATAGACCACCGACGACTCTTCAAGATCCTGGCGCAAACCCCGGTCGACTTTCTGATGACCTACGACCGCTCACCAGAGATCGCTGAACTCATTGCAGAGTACGGATTCCACGCCGTCGAAGTTGTCATGAAGAACACCCACCACGCCCACATCTCCGAACTCGTCATCACCCGACGAGCTGTCTTCGTCTAG
- a CDS encoding cytochrome P450, with the protein MSLTSASTEEDTAFDPFAYPEEVPIDELAELRSECPVARTPTGWYLTKFDHVLAATRDVETFVSSFRDPGVVVPEEESLRIDSPAHMLIRDCTADTDVFGAPMSRGDKIVFGVSSANRDEDYFDDPDEFRLDRERPKDHIAFGGGPTSAPEPAWPASRAGWPWRCSWSGWQPRSWPPAASARRPRCSGPMDPTALTRS; encoded by the coding sequence ATGAGCTTGACGTCTGCCAGCACCGAAGAGGACACGGCGTTTGACCCGTTCGCCTATCCTGAGGAGGTGCCCATCGACGAACTGGCCGAGTTGCGGTCCGAGTGCCCGGTGGCCCGCACCCCCACCGGGTGGTATCTCACCAAGTTCGACCATGTGCTGGCCGCCACCAGAGACGTCGAGACCTTTGTGTCCAGCTTCCGCGACCCCGGCGTGGTGGTTCCCGAAGAGGAGTCGCTCCGCATCGACTCCCCTGCCCACATGCTCATCCGGGACTGCACCGCCGACACCGATGTGTTCGGCGCTCCCATGAGCCGCGGCGACAAGATCGTGTTCGGCGTGTCGTCGGCCAACCGGGATGAGGACTACTTCGACGATCCCGACGAGTTCCGGCTTGACCGGGAGCGCCCCAAAGACCACATTGCCTTCGGCGGCGGCCCCACATCTGCCCCGGAGCCAGCTTGGCCCGCCTCGAGGGCCGGGTGGCCTTGGAGGTGTTCTTGGAGCGGGTGGCAACCGCGGAGCTGGCCCCCGGCAGCGTCCGCAAGAAGACCCCGGTGTTCTGGGCCAATGGACCCGACCGCCTTGACGCGTTCTTGA
- a CDS encoding cyclase family protein has product MPYPQAVLDIAARINNWGRWGEDDQIGTLNFLTDEVVKEAAQCIRTGKRISLAYPLHKDGLQTGVIPGRVNPLKTMVSLNHGMMGDPDMFHTSDDVGTMGLQCATHWDGLCHAMYRGKLYNGHDASTITEWGASVCGIEQVKSLTGRGVLLDIAKLHGVDVLEPGHAIGYDDLTNAAEAQGVEIRTGDIILVRTGLFAYAKAGDLDSYYGEPIPELGVVRSAGIGVTACEWFYDHNIAAVATDNIVFEVLPYDPAFEGAIIAIHCLNLVDMGLTQGQNWDLEELAADCAADGQYDFFLEASPQPFVGGLGSPVNPVAIK; this is encoded by the coding sequence ATGCCATACCCACAAGCAGTCTTGGATATCGCCGCCCGCATCAACAATTGGGGACGCTGGGGCGAAGACGACCAGATCGGCACGCTCAACTTCCTCACCGACGAGGTGGTGAAAGAGGCGGCCCAGTGCATCCGCACCGGCAAGCGCATCTCGCTGGCCTATCCCCTGCACAAAGACGGCCTCCAGACCGGAGTCATCCCCGGCCGGGTCAACCCGCTGAAGACGATGGTGTCGCTCAATCACGGCATGATGGGCGACCCCGACATGTTCCACACCAGCGACGACGTGGGCACCATGGGCTTGCAATGCGCCACCCACTGGGATGGGCTCTGCCATGCCATGTACCGGGGCAAGCTCTACAACGGCCACGACGCCTCCACCATCACCGAATGGGGTGCGTCGGTGTGCGGAATCGAGCAGGTCAAGAGCCTCACGGGACGAGGGGTGCTGCTCGACATAGCCAAGCTCCACGGAGTGGACGTGCTGGAGCCGGGCCACGCCATCGGCTACGACGACCTGACCAACGCGGCTGAGGCCCAAGGCGTCGAGATCCGCACCGGCGACATCATCCTGGTGCGCACCGGGCTTTTCGCCTACGCCAAAGCCGGCGACCTGGACAGCTACTACGGCGAGCCCATCCCCGAGTTGGGAGTGGTGCGCTCTGCCGGCATCGGTGTGACCGCCTGCGAGTGGTTCTACGACCACAACATCGCCGCGGTGGCCACCGACAACATCGTGTTCGAGGTGCTGCCCTACGACCCGGCCTTCGAGGGGGCGATCATCGCCATTCACTGCCTCAACCTGGTGGACATGGGCCTCACCCAGGGACAGAACTGGGACTTGGAGGAGCTTGCCGCCGACTGCGCGGCCGACGGCCAGTACGACTTCTTCCTGGAAGCCTCTCCCCAGCCGTTCGTTGGCGGCCTGGGGTCACCGGTCAACCCAGTGGCCATCAAATAG
- a CDS encoding SDR family oxidoreductase, with amino-acid sequence MGCLDGRVAIVTGAARGQGEAEARKFVAEGAFVVMGDVLDEAGEAVAAELGEHTVYLHHDVSSPEDWARVVAAAVEQGPLRALVNNAAIHWTAPIADETPESLRRIWEVNYLGTFLGIQSVADPMAEAGGGGIVNISSIAGMEGIAHHSAYGGTKWAVRGLTKVAAIELGPRGIRVNSIHPGPIETAMLSADRHGRPELFGHVPLRRAGVASEVADLACYLVSEASSYQTGHEYIIDGGSTAGIPMRG; translated from the coding sequence ATGGGATGTCTCGATGGACGGGTAGCGATCGTGACCGGGGCGGCCCGGGGACAAGGCGAGGCCGAGGCCCGGAAGTTTGTCGCCGAAGGCGCGTTCGTGGTGATGGGCGATGTGCTCGACGAGGCGGGGGAGGCAGTGGCCGCCGAGTTGGGCGAACATACCGTGTATCTCCACCACGACGTGTCCTCGCCCGAGGATTGGGCCCGGGTAGTGGCCGCCGCGGTGGAGCAGGGGCCGCTGCGGGCGCTGGTGAACAACGCCGCCATTCACTGGACCGCCCCCATTGCCGACGAGACCCCCGAGAGCCTGCGTCGCATTTGGGAGGTGAACTACCTGGGCACGTTCCTGGGCATCCAGAGCGTGGCCGACCCCATGGCCGAGGCCGGCGGCGGGGGGATCGTCAACATTTCGTCTATTGCTGGCATGGAGGGAATCGCCCACCACTCGGCCTACGGGGGCACCAAGTGGGCGGTGCGGGGATTGACCAAGGTGGCGGCTATCGAATTGGGACCCAGGGGAATCAGGGTGAACTCAATCCATCCCGGCCCGATAGAGACCGCCATGTTGTCGGCCGACCGCCACGGCCGACCCGAGCTGTTCGGCCATGTGCCGTTGCGCCGGGCCGGGGTGGCCTCCGAGGTAGCCGATCTGGCCTGCTATCTGGTGTCGGAAGCATCGTCGTACCAGACTGGCCACGAGTACATCATTGACGGGGGCTCCACTGCGGGCATCCCGATGCGAGGGTAG
- a CDS encoding class I adenylate-forming enzyme family protein → MELVIGSVFDNAAATVPSRPAVTRGEKSLTYGELHRQANQMGHVLAGLGVGRGDRVVTWSDNNLESVALFVALARAGTVFAPANARLSPDEATEMVGLARPRLLVADSGHAEAGQSVAEAMGVPLLRLGGTGPGLDLVTEAASASESALPSAGVEETDHHVVFFTSGSTGRSKGVVLSHRCNWLRTRTPALLEPRDATVCMFPMFHMGAWTIALQAWQARGLVVFTDRADADVLIDAVQVHQAAYMNCIPAVWRRVLDADRHEGLSSLRFATSGTSATPPELLADLKAAFPNAHRRVFYGSTEAGSVTMLDDVDMEFRPGSCGQAHTGAEVRLDQGELQTRSPFMFDGYFDNPEATAEAFTDDGWFRTGDLAEVDADGFYSIVGRVKDVVRTGGETVSPAEVEGHLADFPGAAEVAVVGIPDDRWGEVVCAVFVLAPGAALPSTDAVHAHLNDRLARFKHPRRIEAMDAIPRTPATGQVRRREVLEAILSAGS, encoded by the coding sequence ATGGAGTTGGTGATTGGCTCGGTGTTCGACAACGCGGCGGCGACGGTGCCGTCCCGCCCCGCGGTGACGCGGGGGGAGAAGTCGCTCACCTATGGGGAGCTGCACCGACAGGCCAACCAGATGGGCCACGTGCTGGCCGGGCTCGGCGTGGGTCGAGGCGACCGGGTGGTCACCTGGAGCGACAACAACCTGGAATCAGTAGCCCTGTTTGTGGCATTGGCCCGAGCCGGGACGGTGTTCGCCCCGGCCAACGCCCGGCTGTCGCCCGATGAGGCGACCGAGATGGTGGGGCTGGCCCGGCCCCGGCTGCTGGTGGCCGATTCCGGCCATGCCGAGGCCGGCCAGTCGGTGGCCGAGGCGATGGGAGTCCCATTGCTCCGCCTGGGCGGGACCGGGCCGGGGCTTGATTTGGTTACAGAAGCTGCCTCCGCATCGGAATCGGCGCTGCCCTCGGCAGGCGTGGAGGAAACCGACCATCATGTGGTGTTCTTCACCAGCGGGAGCACCGGGCGCTCCAAGGGCGTGGTGCTGTCGCACCGGTGCAATTGGCTCCGCACCCGCACTCCGGCGCTGCTCGAGCCCCGCGACGCCACGGTGTGCATGTTCCCGATGTTCCACATGGGGGCGTGGACCATCGCCCTTCAGGCCTGGCAGGCCCGCGGGCTGGTGGTGTTCACCGACCGGGCCGACGCCGATGTGCTGATCGACGCAGTCCAGGTTCACCAAGCGGCCTACATGAACTGCATCCCCGCGGTGTGGCGCCGGGTGCTGGACGCTGATCGGCACGAAGGTCTCTCCTCGCTGCGGTTCGCCACCTCGGGAACCTCGGCCACCCCGCCCGAGCTGCTGGCCGACTTGAAGGCTGCGTTCCCCAATGCCCATCGACGGGTGTTCTACGGCTCCACCGAAGCCGGGTCGGTCACCATGCTGGACGATGTCGACATGGAGTTCCGGCCGGGAAGCTGTGGCCAGGCCCACACCGGGGCCGAGGTGCGCCTCGATCAGGGAGAGCTCCAGACCCGTTCACCGTTCATGTTCGACGGCTACTTCGACAATCCCGAAGCCACCGCCGAGGCGTTCACCGACGATGGTTGGTTCCGCACTGGCGATCTGGCCGAGGTGGATGCCGATGGCTTCTATTCCATCGTCGGGCGGGTGAAGGACGTGGTCCGTACTGGCGGGGAAACGGTGTCGCCTGCCGAGGTGGAGGGCCACCTGGCCGATTTCCCTGGGGCGGCTGAAGTCGCAGTGGTGGGAATCCCCGACGACCGCTGGGGCGAGGTGGTGTGCGCCGTGTTCGTGCTGGCTCCAGGCGCTGCCCTGCCCAGCACCGATGCGGTACACGCCCATCTGAACGACCGGCTGGCCCGGTTCAAGCACCCCCGCCGGATCGAGGCCATGGACGCCATCCCCCGTACCCCCGCCACCGGCCAAGTCCGCCGCCGCGAGGTGCTGGAGGCGATTTTGTCTGCTGGCAGTTAG